A stretch of DNA from Rathayibacter sp. VKM Ac-2762:
GCACGTGGTCGTCTACACCTGGAACTTCGCGCCGACGCTCATCGCGGATGCCCTCGAGCAGGGCGTCCACGGCTACCTCTCCAAGACCCTGCCGGCGCGGGAGCTGGTGGCCGCGCTCGAGCGGGTGGCGGCGGGCGAGGTCGTCGTCAGCGATCCTCCGCGGCGGGCGGGCAGCGCACCGGGCCTCGACTGGCCGGGCCGCCACGAGGGCATCACCGACCGGGAGTCGGAGATCCTCGCGCTCATCACGCAGGGCAAGAGCAACGCCGACGTCGCCGCGCTCACCTACCTCAGCCCCAACACGGTGAAGTCCTACATCCGCAGCGTCTACGGCAAGATCGGCGCGACCAGCCGCACGCAGGCCGTCCTCTGGGGCGTCGACCACGGCTTCACCCCCGACCACCACCGCATCGACCACTGGCTCGGCGGCCCCTGACCCGCGCCCGCGGGACGCCGCTCCGGTACGCGACCCGCCGACGAACCCGCACCCGGGAGGCGTCTCGCAGGAGGGGGCGGGGGCGCACGCACCGCTACGGTGTGGCCATGCCCCTCGACCGCGCGCCGACCATCCGCGACGTCGCGGTGCGGGCCGGAGTGTCGTACCAGACGGTCTCGCGGGTGCTCAACGACAGCCCGCAGCTGCGGCCGCGCACCCGGGAGCGCGTGCTCGCCGCGATCGAGGACCTCGGCTTCCGCCCCAGCGCCGCCGCCCGCGCCCTGGCGACGAGCCGCTCCGGCCTGATCGGGATCCTCGCCGCCGAGAGCCACAGCTTCTACGGCACCGCCACCGCGATGGCCGCGATCGAGCAGGCGGCGCGCGACGCGGGCTACCGGGTCCCGGTCGTGAACGCGGCGCCGGACGCGGAGTCGCTGGCCGACGGTCTCGCCCACCTGCAGCGGGAGTCGGTGGAGGCGATCGTGGTCCTCGCCCCGCAGGAGCGCGCGCTGGAGGCGATCGAGAGCCTCGCGATCGGCGTCCCGTCGGTGACGCTCGGCGCGACGGACCGCGGCGCCGACTCCCTGCTCCTCGTCGACCAGGCGGCCGGAGCGCGACTGGCGACCGAGCACCTCGTCGGCCTCGGCCACACCCGCATCGCGCACCTCGCCGGTCCGCAGCACTGGGTGGAGGCGCAGGCGCGGCTCGAGGGCTTCGGCGCCGGGATGAGCGCGGCCGGCCTCGACCCCGTCGCCGTCGTGGAGGGCGACTGGAGCGCCGAGTCCGGCTACCGCGCCGGCCTCCGCCTCCTCGGAGCCGCGCTTCTGCCGACCGCGGTGTTCGCCGGCAACGACCAGATGGCCCTCGGACTCCTGCACGCCTGCACCGAGCGGGGACTGCGCGTGCCCGAGGACCTCAGCGTCGTCGGCTTCGACGACGTCCCCGAGGCGGCGCACTACCAGCCGCCGCTGACCACCATCCGCCAGGACTTCGCGGAGGTCGGCCGCCGCACGATCGGCGTCGTGCTCGCGGAGCTGCGAGGCGAGGAGCCCGCCGTCGACCGCCCGGTGCCGCCGGTGCTGGTGGAGCGGGCGTCGACGGCTCAGGCCTGAGCAGCACCGGCCCCCGCCTCACCCCGCGTGCGGCAGCAGCACCTCCACGCGCCCCTCGCGCACCCGCGTCTCGAACCGCGGCTGCGGCGAGGTGGCCGGCCCCCGCAGCACCTCGCCGGTCTCGAGCGAGAAGGCGCTGCCGTGCCACGGGCACGCGACGCACGCCTCCCCCGAGCCGTCCGCCGAGACCTCGCCCTCGTCGAGCGGGCCGGAGAGGTGGCTGCAGACGTTCGAGAGCACGTCGATCCGCTCGCCCCGCCGGAAGGCGAGCAGGGGGAGGCCCGCGACCTCCCTCCTCACCGGCGTGCGCTCGGGCAGGTCCGCCAGGGCGCCGAGCTCCTGCCAGCCCGAGGGGAAGCGGTGCGGCACGTCCTCCGCGTGGTTCGCCCCCGCCGCCTGCCGGTAGCTGAGGTGGCCGCCCAGGTAGCCGCCTCCCGAGACGACGGCGAGCCCGAGCATCCCGAGCACCTTCCCGCTCGTGGTGCGCCCGCGGCGGCGCTGCACCCACGACGCGGCGTAGAGGCCCGTCGCGACCACGTTGGCCGCCGAGTGCACCAGCCCGACGCGGGTCTGCTGCTCGTGCAGCTCCGACCAGTCGGTGAAGCCGGAGGCGGCGGTCGGCAGGACGCTGATCACGCCGACGCCGACGAGGGTCCTCGCCGCGCGCTGGTTCCCCGGCAGCAGGTCGAGCACCGCCGCCGACACCCAGGCGCCGGTGGGCACGAGGACGAGCAGCGGATGGACGGGGTGGCCGACCGGGACGCCGTGCAGCACGTCCCGCACCGGCTGCGGCCGGACCACCGCGTTCACGGCCCGCTTCACCCGGCCGACGAGCGGATCGAGGGCGGCGGCGTTCTCGAGGCGGGTGACGAGTCTGACGAGTCTGATCTCACGCATGCCTCATGCGACCAAGCGGGCGGCCCCGGCGGAAGGGGCTTGCGGCGGAGGAGGAGCAGTCGGACCCCGTCGGCGGGCCCCTCGCTTGCCGACCCCGAGCCGTTTCGCCTACGCTGACCCGGGGCTTTGTGAACGGTCACATCGCCCGAGCGAGGAGCATGATGGACCAGCGCAGGCCCACCCCCGCCGACGTGATCACGAGCGGCGCCACCGCCCTCGGCATCGAGCTCGGCTCCACCCGGATCAAGGCGTGCCTGGTCGACGCGGCCGACCCGTCCGTGGTCCTCGCCGTCGGCAGCCACGAGTGGGAGAACCAGTTCGTCGACCGCCGCTGGACCTACTCCCTCGACGCCGTCCACGCGGGGCTCCAGGCCGCCTACGCGGACCTCGTCGCCGACGCCTCCTCGCGCCACGGCGTGCAGCTCTCCTCCGTCGGGGCGCTCGGCGTCTCGGCGATGATGCACGGCTACCTCCCCTTCGATGCGGACGGCGGGCTGCTCGTCCCCTTCCGCACCTGGCGCAACACCAGCACCGGGCCCGCGTCGGCCGAGCTCACCGAGCTGTTCGGCGCCAACATCCCGCTGCGCTGGTCGCTCGCGCACCTGCACCAGGCGGTCCTCGACTCCGAGCCGCACGTCGAGCGGATCGACTTCCTCACCACCCTCGCCGGCTACGTGCACTGGCGCCTCACCGGCGAGAAGGTCCTCGGAGTCGGCGACGCCTCCGGCATGGTCCCGACCGACCCGGCGACCCGCGACTACGACCAGCGTGTCGTCGACCTCTACGACGAGCGCGCGGCCGGCGCCGTGAAGCCGCTGCGCGAGCTGCTGCCCGCCGTGCTCCCCGCGGGCGCCGACGCCGGCTCGCTCACCGCCGAGGGCGCGCTCCTGCTCGACCCCACCGGCTCCCTCCGGCCCGGCGCCCCCGCCTGCCCGCCCGAGGGCGACGCCGGCACCGGCATGGTGGCGACCAACTCCGTCGCCCCGCGCACCGGCAACGTCAGCGCCGGCACCAGCATCTTCGCCATGGTCGTCCTCGAGGGCCCCTTGGAGAGCGTGCACCACGAGCTCGACCTCGTCGCGACCCCCGCCGGCGACCTCGTCGCGATGGTCCACTGCAACAACGGAGCCAGCGAGCTCGCCGGCTGGGTCGGCCTGTTCTCGCGATTCGCCGCCGCATCCGGCGGACCCTCCGACAGCGACGCCGTCTACGGCACCCTCTTCGCCGAGGCGCTCGAGGGCGAGGCGGACGCGGGCGGACTGCTCGCCTACAACCACCTCGCGGGCGAGCCGATCGCCGGCCTGGTCGAGGGCCGCCCGCTCGTCATGCGCACCCCCGACTCGCGCCTCACGCTCGCCAACTTCATGCGCGCGCAGCTCTACGGCGTGTTCGGCACGCTGGCTCTGGGCATGCGCGTCCTCGCGGGCGAGGGCGTCCGGATCGACGAGATGTTCGCGCACGGAGGCATGTTCCGCACCGCCGGTGTCGCCCAGCGCTTCCTCGCCGGCGCGCTCGACGCCCCCGTCTCGGTCGCCGCGACCGCCTCCGAGGGCGGCCCGTGGGGCATGGCGGTGCTCGCCGCCTACCGCCTGCAGAGCGGAGTCGCGCTCGACGCGTACCTCACCGATCAGGTCTTCGGCGACTCCGGCTTCGAGACCGTCGCCCCCGACGCGGACGACGTCGCCGGCTTCTCCGCCTACCTCGAGCGCTACCGCGCCGGCCTCGCCGTCGAGCAGACCGCCGTCGAGACCCTCACCGACCCGCAGAACCAGGGAGCCACCGCATGACCACCCAGACCCCCGCCGTCGAGGAGGCGATCGCCCGCGTCCGCGAGGACGTCGCGCGGCTGCACTCCGAGCTCGTCCGCTACGGCCTCGTCATCTGGACCGGCGGCAACATCTCGGGCCGCGTGCCCGGTGCCGACCTCTTCGTGATCAAGCCCAGCGGCGTCTCCTACGACGACCTCGCGCCCGAGAACATGATCCTCTGCGACCTCGACGGGAACGTCGTCCCCGGCACCCCCGGCAGCGACCGCAGCCCCTCCAGCGACACCGCGGCGCACGCCTACGTGTACCGCGAGATGCCCGAGGTCGGCGGAGTCGTGCACACGCACTCCACCTACGCGACCGCGTGGGCGGCCCGCGCCGAGTCGATCCCCTGCGTCATCACCGCGATGGCCGACGAGTTCGGCGGGGAGATCCCCATCGGCCCGTTCGCGATCATCGGCGACGACTCCATCGGCCGCGGCATCGTCGCGACCCTCAGCGGGCACCGCTCGCGGGCGGTCCTGATGCAGAACCACGGCGTCTTCACCATCGGCAAGGACGCGAAGGACGCCGTCAAGGCGGCCGTCATGGCCGAGGACGTCGCCCGCACCGTGCACCTCGCGCGCCAGGGCGGCGAGCTCGTCCCCATCCCGCAGGAGTCGATCGACGCCCTGTTCGACCGCTACCAGAACGTCTACGGACAGAACCCCACCGGAGCCATCGCATGAGCGTGTACCAGAGCATCATCCCCGACCTCGCCACCCGCACCGTCTGGTTCCTGACCGGCAGCCAGGACCTCTACGGCGAGGACACCCTCCGCCAGGTCGCCGAGCAGTCGCAGGCCGTCGTCGCGCAGCTGAACGAGGCGGGCGCGATCCCCGTGACCGTCGAGTGGAAGCCGGTGCTGAAGAGCTCCGATGCCATCCGCCGCACCATGATCGAGGCGAACTCCGACGACTCCGTCGTGGGCGTCATCACCTGGATGCACACCTTCAGCCCCTCGAAGATGTGGATCCACGGCTTCGACGCGCTCGCCAAGCCGCTGCTGCACTTCCACACCCAGGCGAACGTCGCCCTGCCGTGGCAGGACATCGACTTCGACTTCATGAACCTCAACCAGGCCGCGCACGGCGACCGCGAGCACGGCTACATCCTCAGCCGGATGAGTGTGCCCCGGAAGACCGTCGTCGGCCACGCGAGCGACGCCCGCGTCACCGAGGCCATCGGCACCTGGTCGCGCGCGGCCGCCGGCTGGTCCGCCTCGCAGAGCATGAAGGTCGCCCGCTTCGGCGACAACATGCGCAACGTCGCCGTCACCGAGGGCGACAAGACCGAGGCCGAGATCCGCCTCGGCGTCAGCGTCAACACCTGGGGCGTGAACGAGCTCGTCGAGCGCGTCGACGCCGCCACCTCCGCGCAGATCGACGCCCTCGTCGCCGAGTACCTCGAGAGCTGCGACGTGGTCCCCGAGCTGCTCCCCGGCGGCGAGCGCCACGAGTCGCTCCGCTACGGCGCCGCGGTCGAGATCGGCCTGCGCTCGTTCCTGGAGGAGGGCGGCTTCGAGGCGTTCACCGACAGCTTCGAGGACCTCGGCGGGCTCCGCCAGCTCCCCGGACTCGCCGTGCAGCGCCTCATGGCCGACGGCTACGGCTTCGGCGGCGAGGGCGACTGGAAGACGGCCGTCCTCATCCGCATCGCCGCCGTCATGGGCGCCGGCCTCCCCGGCGGCACCAGCCTGATGGAGGACTACACCTACGACATGACGCCCGGCGAGGAGCTCATCCTCGGCGCGCACATGCTCGAGGTGTCGCCGTCCCTGTCGTCGAAGCGCGCCTCGCTCGAGATCCACCCGCTGGGCATCGGCGGCCGCGAGGACCCGGTGCGCCTGGTCTTCACCGCCGACGCCGGCCCGGCCGTGGTGGTCGCCCTGAGCGACGTCCGCGAGCGCTTCCGCCTGGTCGCGAACAAGGTCCGGAACGTCGAGCCGCCCCAGACGCTCCCGCACCTGCCCGTCGGCCGCGCCGTCTGGCAGCCCGCTCCGGACTTCGGCACCAGCGCCGCCGCCTGGATCACCGCCGGTGCCGCGCACCACACGGTGATGACGACGCAGATCGGCCTGGAGGCGTGGGAGGACTTCGCCCGCATCGCCGGCGTCGAGCTCCTCGTGATCGACGAGTCGACCACCCTCCGCGGCTTCGAGTCCGACATCCGCTCGAACGCGGCGTACTACCGCCTCTCCCAGGGCCTGTAGATCCTGCGAGGCCGGACGGCCGGCTCCCTGCGGGGGGCCGGCCGTCCGTCGTTCCCGGCACGCCGCCGGGTCGGGGCGGGGGCCCGCCGCCGAGACCGGCCTGGATTGCGTCAGCGATCGAGGGCGGATCGCCCTCTCCGGCCCGTTCGGCGCCCGCTGCAGCGTCCCGGCCCCGGTTGCGGACGCGCTCGCAGCACGACGGAGGCCGGGAGGCCCGGACGGCCCTCGCGGGCAGTCGGTCCTTCCGGCCTCCGGGATGCAGGCGGGCGGCGGGCGGTCAGTCGCGCGAGGTCGAGAACGCCGCGTCGAAGGCGTCGGCCGGCGGCGTGATCGCGTTGAGCTTCCGCACGAAGGCCAGGGCCTCGGGGGCGCCGTCGAGGCGGTCCATGCCGGCGTCCTCCCACTCGACGCTGGTCGGGCCGGTGTAGCCGATCGCGTTGAGCGCGCGGAACACCGGCTCCCACGGGACGGCGCCGTGCCCGGTCGAGACGAAGGTCCACCCTCGGCGCGGGTTCGCCCACGGCAGGTGCGAGCCGAGGACGCCGTTGCGGCCGTCGAGGTTGGTGACCGACTCCTTCACGTGCACGTGGAAGATGTGGTCGGCGAAGTCGAGCACGAACGCGACGCTGTCGAGCTGCTGCCAGACGAAGTGCGACGGGTCGAAGTTGAAGCCGAACGAGGCGCGGTGGCCGATCGCCTCGAGGGTGCGCTTGGCGGTCCAGTAGTCGTAGGCGATCTCGCTCGGGTGCACCTCGAGCGCGTAGCGGACGCCGACCTCCTCGAAGACGTCGAGGATCGGGTTCCAGCGGTCGGCGAAGTCCTGGTAGCCGGCGGCGATCCACTCGTCGGAGGCGGGCGGGAACATGGCCACGCCCTTCCAGATCGACGAGCCGGAGAAGCCGTTGACCTGCGTCACGCCGAGCGCGGCGGCGAAGCGGGCGGTGTCCTTGAGGTCCTGGGCGGCGCGCTGCCGGACGCCCTCGGGGTCGCCGTCGCCCCAGACGCGGTCGCTGAGGATGTCGCGGTGGCGCTCGTCGATCGGGTCGTCGCAGACCGCCTGGCCGGTGAGGTGGTTCGAGATGGCGAAGACCTGGAGGCCGTTGCGCTCGAGGATGTCCTTGCGGCTCTGCACGTACTCCGCGTCGTCCCAGCGGGCGACGTCGATGTGGTCGCCCCAGCAGGCGATCTCGAGGCCGTCGTAGCCCCACTCCCCCGCGAGGCGGGCCACCTCCTCGAAGGGGAGGTCCGCCCACTGGCCGGTGAAGAGGGTGATCGGTCGCGTCATCGCGGATTCCTAACTCTCGACTCCCGCGCGCCGTCGCACCGGGAGAGGTAATTTGAGGGTCCACGCAACATATCAGGCACTCCCGCGAGCCCGAAAGGAACCGATCATCGCCCCGATCGACGGCGCACTGTCGCGCACGCCCACCCTCGTCACCGCCACTGCGGCCCCGACCTGGGAGGAGGGCCTGATCGTCGGCAGCGGCCGCGTCGGCGCCGTGGTGCACGGCCCGGCCGACGCGCTCACCGTCTCGCTGGCGCACGAGCGCTACTTCCTCCCCGTCAACGCGCGGCCCGCCGCCCCGGACCTCGCCCCGGTGCGGGACGAGCTGCGGAGTGCCCTGCTGGCCGGGGACGCCGACGCGGCGAGCGACCTGCTCGAGCGCGGGGCGCGGGCGAGCGGCTACGACGGCGGCCTGATATGGACCGATCCGCTCGGGCTGTGCGCGACGCTGTCGATCCGCACGGCCGGCGGGGTCGCGTCGAGCCGGCGCCTGCTCGACCCGCTGCTGGGCGAGGTCGCGGTCGAGTGGACCGACCTCGACGGCGGGCGGCACGCGGTGCGACTGATCGCTCCGCACGGGGGCGAGAGCGTCCGGCTGCGGGTGGAGGCGGAGCGCGACGGCGAGAGCACGGTCGAGCTCGGGCTGGGCGCCGGGGACGCGACCTCGTTCGACACGGGCGTGCCGGACGCGTCGGCCGTGGTCGAGGCGACGGTCGAGGGCGGTGCGGTCGGGCGACTGCTGGCCGTCGCCGGGACCGGGAGCGCCGAGACCGGGGGCGAGCGGATCCGCGCGACGGTCACCGCGGCGACCGGGGCGCCGTGGGACGTGGAGGGCGTCGTGACCCGCTCGACGGTGCCGGTCGCGGCCGGGGCGGGCGCGCTCCTCCGCGTCGATCTGTCGCTGGCGGGCGGCGAGCCGACGGGCCGGGAGCGTGCGGGCGGCGAGCCGACGAGCGGCGACGCCTCGTGGGCGGAGCTGCGCGAGGCCCAGCGCCACGGGCACGGCCGGCTGGTCGGCGCCTCCTCCCTCGATCTCGCCGGAGCCTCCTCCGCGGTGCTCACCGAGGACCTCTGGGAGGAGGCCCGCGCCGGCGACGAGGGCGCGCGCCGCCGCGTCGTCGAGCTCGCGTACCTCAGCGGCCGCGCGAACATCGTCGCGTCGACCGGCGAGCTGCCGCCGACGCTGCAGGGCGTCTGGCAGGGCACCTGGCGGCCGGCGTGGTCGGCCGACTACACGCTGAACGGCAACGTGCAGAACGGCGCGATGGCGGGGATGATCCCGACCGGCACGCCCGAGCTGGCGCTGTCGATCCTGGAGCTGGTGCTGCCGCACCTCGACGACTACCGCGACAACGCGCGCCTCGTCTACGGGGCCGAGGGGATGCTCCTTCCGTCGCGGATGTCGACCCACGGCCGCGCCGACCACTTCGCGGCGAGCTACCCGCACCTCTTCTGGACGGGCTGCGGCGGCTGGGTGCTGCGCCTGGCCGCCGACGCCGTCGCGGCCACGGGAGACCGCGGCATCGTCGACGACCGGCTGTGGGAGCTGGCCGAGGGCGTGCTGCGCTTCGCCGAGACCGGGACGACCGTGGTCGACGGGGTGCGCCGGATCGTCCCCTCCTACTCCCCCGAGAACACACCGGGTGGTGCGCGCTCGCCGATAGCGGTCGATGCGACGATCGACGTCGCCGTGCTGCGGGACGCCGCGCGGGCGACGGCGCTGCTCGGCCGGGCCCGCGGCGACGACTCGCTCGACGAGCGCTGGGCGCGGGTGGTGGCGGAGCTGCCGGAGTACCGGGTCGCCGAGGACGGCACGCTGGCGGAGTGGATCGACCCGCGGTTCGCGGAGGAGATCGCGCACCGGCACGCGTCGCAGCTGTACCCGCTCTGGTACGCGGGCGACGCTGCCTTCGAGGGCCCCGGCGCCTCCGCGGTGCGGCTGCGGGCCGCCGCGGCGGCGACGGTGGCGGCGAAGATCGCGTGGCGGGCCGAGGCGCCGACCGCTCCTCCCGGGCGGATGGAGATGGCGTTCGGGCTGGTGCAGGTGGGCGTCGCGGCGGCGGCGCTGGGTGACGGGGAGGCGGCGCTGACCTGCGCGGAGTGGCTCGCGGTCGAGCACTGGTCACCGACGCTGACGACCCGGCACGACGCGGGGCGGATCTTCAACCTCGACGCCAGCGGTGGACTGCCGGGGCTCGTGGCGGCGATGCTGCTCGGATCGGATGACGAGACGCTGACGGTGCTGCCGGCACTGCCGTCCGCGTGGGCGCGGGGTGCCGTGACGGGGCTGCGCGCACGCGGCGGGGTGGTCGTGGACCGGCTGGAGTGGTCGCCGGGACGGGCGTCGCTGTGGGCGCGGCGGGTGCCGAGCGCGGAGTGGCTGGCACCGGCGGGCGGGACGCGGGTGCGCACGCTGCGCGACGCAGTGCTGCGGGTCGACGGGCGCGAGGTGTCGGGCGGGCTGGAGCTCGGTGCCGAGGCGGTGCGCGTGGACGTGGAGTGGCGCGGCTGAGGGTCCTGCGGAGGGTACGGCTGCGGCACGCGGAACGGGCTCCGGTACGCCGACGAAGGCGGAGCAGCGCACCGGGTGTCGTCCCCGCTGGCCGCCGGACCCGCCGTGCGGCTGCGTCGACGCGGGAACGAGACGCGAGCCGGATGCGGTGGGTGGGGTCAGCTCCGCGAGTGCCCGTAGCGGTCGTAGACGCGGTTGCGGGCCGCCCGCTCGGCGGCGGGCAGGCGCTGCGCATCGGCGATCTCGTAGACGCCGAAGGTGTCGCGCAGGCGCGAGGCCGGGTCGACCTCGACGAAGGTGCACCAGGGCAGCCAGTGGTGGTGGCTGCGCAGGGTCTGGGTCGCGAAGTCGCCGCTCTCGTGGCCGAGGCCGGGCATCGCGTAGCCGATGCTGCCGTCGACGTCGGTCGACTGGCGGGTGTTGCGGTGCAGGAACTCGGCGAAATCGAGGTAGTGCTCGTCGCCCGTGATCAGGTGCAGTCGGTAGTAGCTGTACGAGCAGGCCGCCATGTAGACGTCGGCGCCGCCGCCGAGGGTGATGATGCTCTGTCCGCTGATCGAGTACCGGTTGAAGGGATGCGCCCAGGGCGCGCGGACCGGGAAGGACCACGCGTACGTCCAGGTCTCCGTGTAGTCGGCGGCGCGGACGGCGCCCTCCAGCCAGCGCGGCTCCTCCGTCAGGTCGTACAGCGCGAGGAAGCCGAACAGCCCGTAGATGCCCGCCTCCTTGTCCTGGATGTCGGCGTTGTCGCAGGTGCCGCCGCGGTACTCCAGGGTCCGGTGGATGTTCGCGAACGACCACTCGCCGGCGCGCACCGCGGACGCGCGGTAGCGCCCCTCCCCCGTCACGAGGTGCAGCTGCACGAGGAAGCGGATCACGCTCGGGGTGTTCGAGCGCGAGTCCATCCGCACCGAGCCATCGGCGTTGTAGGCGCGGTGGAAGCTGCCGTCGGCGTCCTGCACCTCGAGCAGCCAGTCGGCGGTCCGCCGGCAGAACTCGAGCCAGAGCGGGCGCTCGTCGCCGAGGTCGCGCAGGTGCAGGTAGGCGTCGAGGATCGCCTCGACGCCGTCGGCGAGCATCCGCAGGTAGTGCGGGTACGGCTCGAAGCCGCCGAGCGAGGGGTTGAAGCACATCCGCGGCGGGCCCGACTCGGGCAGCGCGGTCCGCGCCCAGAAGTCGACGATGCCGACGCCCTGCTCGAACGCCTCCGGCACGCCCTCGCGGTCGCCGTAGCGCAGCAGCTGGTAGCCGATGCCGGGCTGCTGCCCGACGAAGCCGAACTGGAAGGAGACGCTCGAGACGTCGAGGTCCGGCAGCTGGCAGGCGAACGGCAGGCCCCAGGAGTCGCCGTAGCGGCGGGTGAGGCGCTGGAGGATCGCCATGCCGTGGTGGAAGTGCCGCTCGTTGTCGACCTCGAACAGGTCGTCGCGGAGCCGGGCGTAGGTGCTGCGCCAGGTGGCGCGCATCATCGTCGCGAAGTCGTCGTACCGGCCGAGGTCGACCGCGACGGCGTAGCGCTGGCGGAAGCCGACCTCGACCGGGTGGTTCACCCGCTGCAGGGCCTTCGGGGCGGCGTCGTAGTCGAGGCCGGAGTAGGGGTTGTCGATCGGGCGCTCGCCGTCGGCGCCCGGGTGGACGTAGTCGATCGACAGGCCCACGGGCGGCACGTCGAGCGGGGTCCGCACGCCGAAGCCGTAGTAGAGGTAGTTCAGCGTCGTGCCCTGCGGGCGGCTCAGGCCGATCGAGCCGACGGTGCACTCCGGGTCGGTGAAGTTCTCCGAGCGGACCACGTCCAGGCGCGGCAGCGTCGCGTCGGCCGCCCAGCGCGAGAGCGCCACGGTCTCGCCGGTCGCGAGGCTCTGCGCGGCGAACAGCGGCAGCGCGTAGTGCGTCTCGGTGCGCCAGAAGTACTCGCTGCCGGGGTCGCGGCCCATCGCGTCGGCGGGCCCGAAGGCGTTGTCGCGGTACCAGGCGCCGGGGGCGAAGCACTCGTAGTCGCGGAGGTCGTCGGACCCGGTCAGCCCGAGCGAGACGGCGGTGGAGAAGCCGAGGTCGCCGCCGGCCGCCAGCACCTCGACGTCACGGTGCACGGAGAAGCCGTCGCCCGCGACGCGCCAGACGTCGGTGACGGCGAAGGCCGACCCGGAGCGGACGGTGATCGTCCCGCTCGCGGTGATCGCCCCCTCCGACAGCGAGACGTCGTCGTAGGGCGCTCCGGAGTACTCGCTGATCGCGGCGACGGTCTTGACCGTGACGCGCAGCGGCCGGTCGTTCGCGTAGAGGACGCGCTCGCCCGCGAGCACCTCGAGGCCGCCCGCCTCGAGGCGGAGGGTGTAGTCGCCGGAGCGCAGTTCCACAGTGGTTCCTTCCCGGAGGGTCATCTCAGCTCTTCTCGTCGTGCTCGCGGGGGCCGGCCGATCGGGCGGCCTCCGCCGGCTCGTCCTCGAGCCGCTGCGCCCCCGGATCGAAGCGCCGCGAGCCCGGCCGGAACAGCAGCGCCACGCCGCCCTCGACCAGCCCCGCGAGCAGCAGCAGGATCGCGAACGGGATCAGCGAGATCTCGGCCCACGCGCCCATCACCGGCATCACCAGTCCGGCCGCTGTGAAGCTGACCGTGCCGAGGATCGCCGTGACGCTGCCCGCCTCGCTCGACGGGCCCTGCAGCGAGAGGTACTGCACCGGGGCGAAGCCGAGCGAGCGGCCGGCCAGCGCGAACGTCAGCGCGCCGACGACGACGAGCAGCGGCGGCGTGCCGGTGAGCGCGAGCACCGCGACCACGACGGCGCCGAGCGCCGTGACGATCGCCGAGGCGGACATCGCGAACCGGGGTCCGAACCGGGGCACGATCACCCGTCCCGTCGTCTGCCCGACCGCGATCGTCACGAGCGAGGTGACCAGGAACAGCAGCCCGTACAGGTCGGGCCCGACCGCGTAGACGTTCGTGTAGAGGAAGGGAGCGGTCGCGAGATACGCGAAGCCGACCGACCAGCCCGCGGCCGAGGCGGCGGCGAGCGCCAGCACGCGCGGCCGGCGGAGCATCCCGAAGGAGTTGCGCAGC
This window harbors:
- a CDS encoding response regulator transcription factor, producing MTRRAPLTVALVDDYDVVLTGLAHMFDHYRDRVVVAEIDANASLSDRIDVVLYDSFAQPESDHHEIAELVRNERAEHVVVYTWNFAPTLIADALEQGVHGYLSKTLPARELVAALERVAAGEVVVSDPPRRAGSAPGLDWPGRHEGITDRESEILALITQGKSNADVAALTYLSPNTVKSYIRSVYGKIGATSRTQAVLWGVDHGFTPDHHRIDHWLGGP
- a CDS encoding LacI family DNA-binding transcriptional regulator, which encodes MPLDRAPTIRDVAVRAGVSYQTVSRVLNDSPQLRPRTRERVLAAIEDLGFRPSAAARALATSRSGLIGILAAESHSFYGTATAMAAIEQAARDAGYRVPVVNAAPDAESLADGLAHLQRESVEAIVVLAPQERALEAIESLAIGVPSVTLGATDRGADSLLLVDQAAGARLATEHLVGLGHTRIAHLAGPQHWVEAQARLEGFGAGMSAAGLDPVAVVEGDWSAESGYRAGLRLLGAALLPTAVFAGNDQMALGLLHACTERGLRVPEDLSVVGFDDVPEAAHYQPPLTTIRQDFAEVGRRTIGVVLAELRGEEPAVDRPVPPVLVERASTAQA
- a CDS encoding Rieske 2Fe-2S domain-containing protein, coding for MREIRLVRLVTRLENAAALDPLVGRVKRAVNAVVRPQPVRDVLHGVPVGHPVHPLLVLVPTGAWVSAAVLDLLPGNQRAARTLVGVGVISVLPTAASGFTDWSELHEQQTRVGLVHSAANVVATGLYAASWVQRRRGRTTSGKVLGMLGLAVVSGGGYLGGHLSYRQAAGANHAEDVPHRFPSGWQELGALADLPERTPVRREVAGLPLLAFRRGERIDVLSNVCSHLSGPLDEGEVSADGSGEACVACPWHGSAFSLETGEVLRGPATSPQPRFETRVREGRVEVLLPHAG
- a CDS encoding FGGY-family carbohydrate kinase; protein product: MDQRRPTPADVITSGATALGIELGSTRIKACLVDAADPSVVLAVGSHEWENQFVDRRWTYSLDAVHAGLQAAYADLVADASSRHGVQLSSVGALGVSAMMHGYLPFDADGGLLVPFRTWRNTSTGPASAELTELFGANIPLRWSLAHLHQAVLDSEPHVERIDFLTTLAGYVHWRLTGEKVLGVGDASGMVPTDPATRDYDQRVVDLYDERAAGAVKPLRELLPAVLPAGADAGSLTAEGALLLDPTGSLRPGAPACPPEGDAGTGMVATNSVAPRTGNVSAGTSIFAMVVLEGPLESVHHELDLVATPAGDLVAMVHCNNGASELAGWVGLFSRFAAASGGPSDSDAVYGTLFAEALEGEADAGGLLAYNHLAGEPIAGLVEGRPLVMRTPDSRLTLANFMRAQLYGVFGTLALGMRVLAGEGVRIDEMFAHGGMFRTAGVAQRFLAGALDAPVSVAATASEGGPWGMAVLAAYRLQSGVALDAYLTDQVFGDSGFETVAPDADDVAGFSAYLERYRAGLAVEQTAVETLTDPQNQGATA
- a CDS encoding L-ribulose-5-phosphate 4-epimerase — its product is MTTQTPAVEEAIARVREDVARLHSELVRYGLVIWTGGNISGRVPGADLFVIKPSGVSYDDLAPENMILCDLDGNVVPGTPGSDRSPSSDTAAHAYVYREMPEVGGVVHTHSTYATAWAARAESIPCVITAMADEFGGEIPIGPFAIIGDDSIGRGIVATLSGHRSRAVLMQNHGVFTIGKDAKDAVKAAVMAEDVARTVHLARQGGELVPIPQESIDALFDRYQNVYGQNPTGAIA
- the araA gene encoding L-arabinose isomerase, producing the protein MSVYQSIIPDLATRTVWFLTGSQDLYGEDTLRQVAEQSQAVVAQLNEAGAIPVTVEWKPVLKSSDAIRRTMIEANSDDSVVGVITWMHTFSPSKMWIHGFDALAKPLLHFHTQANVALPWQDIDFDFMNLNQAAHGDREHGYILSRMSVPRKTVVGHASDARVTEAIGTWSRAAAGWSASQSMKVARFGDNMRNVAVTEGDKTEAEIRLGVSVNTWGVNELVERVDAATSAQIDALVAEYLESCDVVPELLPGGERHESLRYGAAVEIGLRSFLEEGGFEAFTDSFEDLGGLRQLPGLAVQRLMADGYGFGGEGDWKTAVLIRIAAVMGAGLPGGTSLMEDYTYDMTPGEELILGAHMLEVSPSLSSKRASLEIHPLGIGGREDPVRLVFTADAGPAVVVALSDVRERFRLVANKVRNVEPPQTLPHLPVGRAVWQPAPDFGTSAAAWITAGAAHHTVMTTQIGLEAWEDFARIAGVELLVIDESTTLRGFESDIRSNAAYYRLSQGL